A section of the Calditrichota bacterium genome encodes:
- the porU gene encoding type IX secretion system sortase PorU codes for MLLVINGFPKSHQTRELEILRSNNQGLIVRYKMTTLTQNEVTVQKARFLSMHLPNSQLWVSPQKSVLPCQTFWVGVPPNCDVNLDIQSFSTQAVDSVFFPAKSIPVTHLKRQLDSSPVDQFFPARLAVISDSGYFRGLKMVQISVFPIQYNKARHRAKLHPSIQFNLHFLKRPGKASTALFDSKDALKSLEGRLVVNWKQARHWRVSRLKKADRIVSDSLRRWYKIPILEEGLYALTYSDLQSLGLDSTVLSEENVHIFYGGGRELPWDVSQTAPQLREIATYFEDTNGDGFLGKNDRLLFYAQSVNGWTFSDIDKRFHHYVHPYTRENVYWLALGGSHRKHMRPFGPSLPDSARSFRQTAPAYFFREPERLNAEKSGIQWMWDRFAGNATRTYPFFLTGVSEKDSCVVRVHFVGKSSNHHTVRIYLNEHFLKSVDIPYMRPVTVEMAGTRLLQDGKNTLKIQQISQLGRKDETYLDWMEIRYNRRLHADSTALIFYSLSKKDENRFELAGFPPSETRIFEVSDPFAVRYCSQFRADSSGNHLYFADYFSTGGPRKYLVVTPSQIKSVSSLEWAADPTRELRNPENAANYLIIAPQSLIASDLIRLAAHRSDPRFWPDSGTQPVVKIVPIEKIYNAFSWGLEDPTAIRNFLKYAYFHWKVAPAYVLLVGDACYDMKHNSPASPPTLVPTHEDGLRATDDWFACVDGDRIPDMIMGRLSVRNKQELRAVVDKIITYDTQLPPGPWHSRVLFVADDANSPTFKAEDSAFGRDTEKLTQDSVVSDLAIRKIYLDAFMPDAAGHKPLAKKELISQINQGISYINFLGHANLEVLTHETIFYTPDDLPLIQNGHRFPLLFAGTCAVGQFDYDRKPCMAEYLTNLQDRGMIATIASTRWTWHAFNYGVNQVFFNTLFQPQNRDRLSIGEALLRAKLHSRYADQRELIELFGDPAQRLALPRPGVALSVSPDTLSLHRRTYITGMISEGGNTYSDFQGKAYLELREPGRLHRTTGYQYILPGRILFSDTVTVAKGTFKNDFFIPALTLSGGSNGQVFCYAWNPKEGVTGRQDTLPMKNDILHSYSEIDSSGPALRVKINGRDVSSGNELIVFPDFQFELELQDAESGLLTTKPDAFPIQLVAQGENEHKQWNITSQITWQDSTTRSGHIRFQCRNLAPGRYTFTVSAYDRALNSTQVRWQGTVVSRRFQLSRVWVYPNPAAEKTFFTFHLSGEAAVEIKIYTLSGRLIQTLTEEADPGFNKVPAEGWDCTDRDGDFLANGVYLYKITAKQELSDFQSASSGQVAQAIGRMIILR; via the coding sequence ATGCTGCTCGTGATAAATGGGTTTCCAAAATCCCATCAAACAAGAGAATTGGAAATCCTCCGGTCTAATAATCAAGGACTGATTGTACGATACAAAATGACAACCTTGACCCAAAATGAAGTGACTGTGCAAAAGGCACGCTTTTTGAGCATGCACCTGCCCAATTCACAACTCTGGGTGTCGCCGCAAAAATCGGTGCTTCCCTGCCAGACCTTTTGGGTGGGTGTTCCCCCTAATTGTGATGTGAATCTTGATATTCAATCCTTCTCGACACAGGCTGTCGACTCCGTTTTTTTCCCAGCGAAATCTATCCCGGTTACGCATCTGAAACGCCAGCTGGATTCTTCTCCTGTCGATCAATTCTTTCCCGCCCGGCTGGCGGTGATCAGTGATTCCGGTTACTTCCGGGGACTCAAAATGGTCCAGATTTCTGTTTTCCCTATTCAGTACAATAAGGCGCGTCACCGCGCCAAACTTCATCCAAGCATTCAGTTCAATCTCCATTTTTTAAAACGCCCGGGAAAAGCCTCAACCGCACTTTTTGATTCAAAAGATGCATTGAAGTCGCTGGAAGGGCGTCTTGTGGTGAACTGGAAGCAGGCCCGGCACTGGAGGGTCTCCCGATTGAAAAAGGCTGACAGGATCGTTTCCGATTCGTTGCGGAGGTGGTACAAAATACCGATTCTGGAAGAAGGACTCTACGCACTGACCTATTCGGATTTGCAATCTTTGGGACTCGATTCCACCGTTCTTTCGGAAGAAAACGTCCATATTTTCTACGGAGGCGGGCGCGAGTTGCCCTGGGACGTATCACAAACAGCCCCTCAGCTTCGGGAGATCGCCACCTATTTCGAAGATACCAACGGGGATGGTTTTCTGGGCAAAAACGATCGGCTCCTCTTTTACGCGCAATCTGTGAATGGATGGACATTTTCTGATATAGACAAACGTTTTCATCATTACGTTCACCCCTACACACGGGAAAATGTGTATTGGCTGGCATTGGGGGGAAGTCACCGAAAACACATGCGGCCTTTTGGACCGTCACTTCCGGATTCTGCGCGTTCGTTTCGTCAAACGGCTCCCGCCTATTTTTTCAGGGAACCCGAACGGCTCAATGCCGAAAAATCGGGCATTCAGTGGATGTGGGACCGTTTCGCGGGAAACGCGACCCGCACGTATCCGTTCTTCCTTACAGGGGTCTCGGAAAAGGATTCCTGCGTGGTACGGGTTCATTTCGTCGGAAAATCCAGCAATCACCATACGGTGCGAATTTATTTAAACGAGCACTTTTTAAAATCAGTGGATATTCCTTACATGCGGCCGGTAACCGTGGAAATGGCAGGAACACGCCTTCTTCAAGACGGGAAAAACACCCTTAAGATTCAGCAAATTTCTCAATTGGGTCGAAAGGATGAAACCTATCTGGACTGGATGGAAATCCGGTACAACCGGCGATTACACGCGGATTCTACGGCACTCATCTTTTATTCCCTTTCTAAAAAGGATGAAAATCGGTTCGAGTTAGCCGGATTCCCCCCGTCTGAAACAAGAATTTTCGAGGTGTCTGATCCCTTTGCTGTTCGCTATTGTTCCCAATTCCGGGCTGACTCGTCCGGGAATCATCTGTATTTTGCGGACTATTTTTCAACCGGGGGCCCTCGGAAATATCTGGTGGTAACCCCGTCTCAAATCAAATCCGTTTCCTCGCTCGAATGGGCTGCAGATCCAACCCGGGAACTTCGAAATCCGGAAAATGCCGCCAACTATCTGATTATCGCACCCCAGAGCCTGATTGCATCCGATTTAATCCGTTTGGCCGCCCATCGATCCGATCCGCGCTTTTGGCCGGATTCCGGCACGCAGCCTGTTGTTAAGATTGTTCCCATTGAGAAAATCTACAACGCCTTTTCCTGGGGACTCGAAGATCCAACGGCCATTCGGAATTTTCTCAAATACGCCTACTTCCACTGGAAAGTGGCTCCTGCTTACGTTTTGCTGGTGGGCGATGCCTGCTACGACATGAAACACAATTCTCCGGCAAGTCCGCCCACACTGGTACCCACCCACGAGGATGGGTTGCGGGCAACAGATGACTGGTTTGCCTGTGTGGATGGCGATCGCATTCCGGATATGATTATGGGACGCTTATCGGTGCGAAATAAGCAGGAATTGCGGGCGGTTGTGGATAAAATAATCACCTACGACACCCAATTGCCTCCTGGCCCCTGGCACAGTCGCGTTTTGTTTGTGGCCGACGACGCGAATTCCCCCACATTCAAAGCCGAAGACAGTGCGTTTGGGAGAGACACTGAAAAATTGACTCAAGATTCGGTTGTTTCGGATTTGGCCATTCGAAAAATCTATCTGGATGCCTTTATGCCGGATGCCGCAGGCCACAAACCCCTGGCCAAGAAAGAGCTGATTTCTCAAATCAATCAGGGAATCTCCTATATAAATTTTCTGGGACACGCCAATCTGGAAGTCCTTACCCACGAGACGATTTTCTACACACCCGACGACTTGCCGCTCATTCAGAACGGGCATCGATTTCCCCTTTTGTTTGCCGGAACCTGCGCCGTGGGGCAATTCGATTATGATCGGAAACCCTGTATGGCCGAATATCTAACCAATTTGCAAGACAGAGGGATGATAGCCACCATCGCCTCCACCCGCTGGACCTGGCACGCCTTTAATTACGGGGTCAATCAGGTCTTTTTCAACACCCTGTTCCAACCGCAGAACCGAGATCGCCTGTCCATCGGGGAGGCGCTTCTCCGGGCCAAACTTCATTCGCGGTACGCCGATCAGAGGGAGCTCATTGAATTGTTTGGGGATCCGGCCCAGAGACTGGCACTGCCCCGTCCGGGTGTTGCACTTTCCGTTTCGCCGGACACCCTTTCCTTACACCGGCGCACCTACATCACCGGGATGATCTCAGAAGGGGGGAATACTTACTCTGATTTTCAGGGGAAGGCCTATCTGGAGCTGCGGGAACCGGGGAGACTTCATCGAACCACCGGCTATCAGTACATCTTACCGGGTCGTATCCTGTTCAGCGATACGGTTACCGTTGCGAAAGGCACATTTAAAAATGATTTTTTCATCCCGGCCCTCACCCTTTCGGGCGGCAGTAACGGGCAGGTGTTTTGTTATGCGTGGAATCCAAAAGAGGGGGTAACCGGCCGGCAGGATACGCTGCCAATGAAAAATGACATCCTTCATTCCTATTCTGAGATTGATTCCAGCGGTCCGGCGCTTCGTGTAAAAATCAACGGCCGGGACGTATCTTCCGGAAATGAGCTGATCGTGTTTCCGGATTTTCAGTTTGAATTGGAATTGCAGGACGCCGAAAGCGGTCTTTTGACGACTAAACCGGATGCCTTTCCAATTCAATTGGTGGCACAGGGAGAAAATGAGCATAAACAATGGAATATCACATCCCAAATTACCTGGCAGGATTCCACCACACGATCGGGGCACATTCGATTTCAATGCCGGAATTTGGCGCCGGGCCGGTACACATTTACCGTTTCTGCGTATGACCGGGCGTTAAATTCTACCCAGGTAAGATGGCAGGGAACCGTGGTTTCCCGCCGGTTCCAGCTGTCCCGGGTTTGGGTCTATCCCAATCCGGCTGCAGAAAAAACATTTTTTACGTTCCATCTTTCGGGAGAGGCTGCGGTCGAAATTAAAATATACACGCTTTCGGGCCGTCTGATTCAGACCCTGACGGAAGAGGCGGACCCGGGTTTTAACAAAGTACCCGCTGAGGGATGGGATTGTACCGATCGTGACGGGGATTTTTTGGCGAACGGAGTGTACCTGTACAAAATAACAGCCAAACAGGAATTGTCTGACTTTCAATCCGCCTCTTCCGGGCAGGTGGCCCAGGCAATTGGGCGGATGATTATTTTAAGATAA
- a CDS encoding LacI family transcriptional regulator: protein MKKISISDVAKQAGVSKATVSLVLNNKESGIRISEKTRLKVLQAAKDLNYHPNYGARLLSTGRSCVIGVLTVNENMLFVSDYDGRIMRGISAVAHESGYNIMILDEGIINKKTPLGGNLIYGRFLDGILIIGPDFKSKNLIKTIHEIHQNNIPFVYVWRKSADRDAPVVLLDNIQAAQMGVEYLISLGHRRIGYVSLGKDSLSGWERLEGYKRALEKHGLRYDETLVRDDIKISDGASLVNEKNLDKLLNLSNPPTALFVAFDPLAIAILNSLHKRGISVPDDISILGFGNTTMTSFSSPQLTTINEPLEEIGKHSAKLLLNQIVQKNSGDNHKRIVVQTKLIERDSCRTL, encoded by the coding sequence ATGAAAAAGATCAGCATCAGTGATGTTGCAAAACAGGCGGGCGTTTCAAAGGCTACGGTTTCGCTTGTTTTGAATAACAAAGAAAGTGGAATTCGAATCAGTGAAAAAACCCGTCTTAAGGTTTTGCAAGCTGCCAAAGATTTGAATTATCACCCGAATTATGGTGCCCGATTGCTCTCGACGGGGCGATCCTGTGTCATTGGGGTTCTTACCGTCAATGAGAATATGTTATTTGTCAGCGATTACGACGGGCGTATCATGAGAGGTATCTCTGCAGTGGCCCACGAATCCGGGTACAATATTATGATTTTGGACGAAGGCATCATTAATAAAAAAACACCGTTGGGTGGAAATTTGATTTATGGCCGTTTTTTGGATGGCATCCTAATTATCGGTCCGGATTTTAAGAGTAAAAATCTCATTAAGACCATCCATGAAATCCACCAAAATAATATCCCCTTTGTCTATGTCTGGAGAAAAAGCGCAGATAGGGATGCACCTGTCGTTTTGCTTGATAATATTCAGGCTGCTCAGATGGGGGTCGAATATCTGATCTCTCTGGGGCACAGGCGAATTGGTTACGTTTCTCTCGGAAAGGATTCATTGTCCGGATGGGAGCGATTGGAGGGATACAAAAGGGCCCTTGAAAAGCATGGCCTTCGTTACGATGAAACGTTGGTTCGGGATGATATTAAAATCTCAGACGGGGCAAGTCTGGTGAACGAGAAAAATTTGGACAAATTGCTGAATCTTTCAAATCCTCCCACGGCATTATTTGTCGCGTTTGATCCCCTGGCAATTGCTATTCTGAATTCTCTTCACAAAAGAGGGATTTCTGTTCCAGACGACATCTCAATCCTCGGATTTGGTAACACAACGATGACCTCCTTCTCCAGCCCCCAGTTGACAACAATCAACGAACCTTTGGAGGAAATTGGAAAACACTCAGCAAAACTCTTGCTTAACCAAATCGTTCAGAAAAATTCGGGTGACAACCATAAACGGATTGTCGTGCAAACGAAATTGATTGAGCGAGACTCATGCCGAACGCTTTAG